GATGTTATACAtgtttgttttgtaaacaagaaaataatgcTCATATAATTATCCTTAAATATAATTTCAACTTTAAGAAGCTATAGAGAATTCACTCTATCATATTTAGgttattcatccattcaacaaacaaACAGTAGGTGCCTGATCTGTTCCTGCTGagggaaatgaaaactgaaaccaATTCTGTAAGTTCCTCATGAGAGGACTCGGGCGTGAAGAATGTGAACTGAAGTGTCACAGGAGACAGAGAGGCAAGCGATGTTGTAGAGAACCTCTGGGACCCTTTTAAGGAATTTGCGCTTTATCCAGCAGcagctttttattctttaaattagttacttaattacttttaattggaggataattacactGTGGTGGTTTTGCTGTACATCAGGGTGGATCGGCCATAGGCATACAggcgtcccctccctcctgaccccCCTCACCTCGCTCCCCGCTCCTTCCCTCCAGGTTGGGTTCCCTGTGTCAGGCAGatatcaaactcccactggctacctgttttacatatgtaatgtatatgtttcagcgCTATTCTCGAAAatcatccctccctctccttctcccattgtgtccaaaagtctgctctttatgTTCCAGTGACAATTTTGAGGGTAGAGTGGGAAATGTGAGGAGACCATTGCACTGCACCAGGGAACGAGTGGTGCGGTCGCTTGAACATAAGGAGTCTTTATGGTTAGAGAATTAAGCGCAGGTGGATTTCGCTTTGCTGAGTTGCAGTCTAATGATCTTAACGTTTTGCAGGGCTGGTCTGGCTGGTGGCCGTCATCGTAGGAGCTCCCATGTGGCATGTGCAACGACTTGAGGTAGACTGGGGCTGGGCTTGGTAATCACTCTGTTGAAATGTTTTCCCACCCCTCTCACTTGCAATCATTTTCCTCCCTGCAAGCACATTACAGCAAATTTGTGTGATCTCAATTTTTTCACTGGAGGTTTTTCAAGTGGaataaaataatttgctttaAGATAGTTTTCTCTGCTTTATTCAGCTCTTCCTTGAACTTATATTGTTAAGACCTTAATGCTTAAAATGTTCCAGGGTCACTTTCTGCATTTGCCTGCCAGCAGAAACATGCCTTTCCTAGTGTTATTCAGTGTCTTGTTACATCCTAAGAGTTTGATGCTGGCtctagatttttcttttgtttttaagtcacAAAAAAATGTTAACCACTTATCTACTTATTGGTTGATTCTCCTTCATAAGCACTTCCCCTGcctcttcagtttagttcagtcgctcagtcgtgtccaactctttgcggccccatgaattgcagcacaccaggcctccctgtccatcaccaactcccggagtttactcaaactcatgcccatcgagtcggtgatgccatccagccatctcatcctctgtcgtccccttctcttcctgcccctgatccctcccagcatcagggtcttttccaatgagtcaattcttcgcgtgaggtggccaaagtattggagtttcggcttcagcatcagtccttccaatgaacacccaggactgatctcctttagaatggactggttggatctccttgcagtccaagggactctcaagagtcttctccaacaccacagttcctgcctcttcagttcagttcagtcgctcagtcatgtccaactctctgcaaccccatgaatcgcagcacgccaggcctccctgtccatcaccaactcctggagtttactcaaactcatgcccatcgagttggtgatgccatccagccatctcatcctctgttgtccccttctcctcctgccctcaatccctcccagcatcaagctcttttccagtgagtcagctcttctcatgaggtggccaaagtattggagtttcagctcaagcatcagtccgtccaatgaataccCATTCCTGCCTCTTAGTCACTGACGAATATCTGAACTAGAACATGTAAGCCGTTGATTTGTGAACCTGAGAATGATCTTAAATCATTGATTCATAATAACTTTCTATAGGTGGTGTCAGTCTGTGTGTATCTTTATAATAAAGATAAACCTCTCTGTTCCCCCCACACCTCTGTCAGCTGGGCCCAGCCTGCACTGGTGATTCACAGTGAAGAAGACACTGTGCCATTTTTGGTGACCTGGTCTCTTTACTGGGGCCTACTTGAATGTGTCCTGCCTGGGAGATCTAGTGTAGACAGTAGTCCTCAAGGACATTAGAGGGTTGCTCAGATGCCCTCTAAGATAATTTTTAAGATTACTTATCTTCTGtacctttttaaattaatgtaggCAAACATGAAACTGCTAGGCACTCAGTGTTCCACTGGCAAGGATGTCAAATGAGCCTTCAGGCaagagtacattttaaaaagtgacttagggcttccctggtggctcagatggtaaagaatctgcctgcagtgcaggagactggggtttgatccctgtattgggaagatcccttggagaagagaatggctacccactccagtactcttgcctggagaattccatggacagaggagcctggcaggctgcagtccatggggttgcatagagtcaaacatgactgagtgaccagcactttcacttttcactttgatgttcGATGCAACTGTATATAAATGAGCTTGACTGCACAGGTAACAGCAGATGGCAGTTTTATTCTGCCGCTTACCACCTCTAAAAATGCAGTCAGAGGATTTCCCGGTCCTCTGATGAGATGTGATAGATGAAGCCTTGAGTGGGTCCTGTAACTCTTGTGGTCATTCAGAGAATAAAATTCCTCTGGTCACTTTCAGTCACAAGAACAGTAACTGGTCACTGAATGTTGTTAGTTCCCTTATCAAAATATCCAGTCCAGTGTCACAGTCCCTCAAGTCCACACTTTCAATCAATTTAAGATGTCTCCCTTTCCCCAAGTTGAGCCATTTTAGGTCTAGAATCCTAGGATATGGAGAGAGCTATGATGCCCTTATTCTGCATATTACTGTTTCTCATGACTGACTATTTCATGGGTTCCTCACAAATACCATCCCTGGGGCTTCCAATGGCTGCTCCCCTCTTTAAGCTTCCACACACAGCTGGACGTGGCCAACTCCTTTCTCTGAGGCTGCCCTTATCTCCGGCAGGAAAGCCATACCTTTAAAAATAACCCAACCCAGTTCCCGTATGGAGTCTAATTCTGGCTCATAGAACACAAGGAGAtgtgtccatttttaaaaataaaattattttatcatatgctctaaatatattttaaaatatagctcaTTTAGTTTGtagaaaattaattaaatctAACTGGCAAAACCAGTTATCTCTGTCAGACGGATCAGCCAAATCAGATTTGCTTTCTGTCAAGAAAAAGTATGAATTCATCTTTCAAGtcaaataaatgtattaatatggTCTCCCACGGCCACCTTCTCACTCCTAAATTCTATTAGCAAGAGTGCAAGCATGCAAGACGCTTTAATTCCTCCGCTGGCTGAAAGGAAGCGCCAGTGATGTTACCATTTGCGCGATGTTCTCTTTGCCTTGCTCCTACTGCTCTCTCTCCCAGGAGTGATGTGTCTGACAGCTTTCAGGGGCCGGAAGCAACAAGGTGGTTAAGTTAAAATTGTCATCACTCTGCCCTTTACTATGCGAGATGGGAATTCACCACATCTATGTGAATGGGAATTCACAACATCTCATCACCTGtcaaaacaccttttttttttttttttcctaatgtcaAGTTTCCCCTGaatagaaatacatttaatacCAGGAAAGGCACAAAGCCCTGCCCTGGATTTATGGTGCCTTGatcaagggggcttccctgacatCCATAGTTCGGACCACCTCTTATTTTGGTGGTCCATAGTGAGATTGCAGTTGGGTGAGAGATAGGACTTGTGAAGATTGAAAGAAGGGTGATTATGAAGGAGGAACTGGGAATGTAGACCCAGCAGGACACTGCAACCCCGCCCCACACATTCTCTTAGGCAGTGAGATTTTTGGAGAACTGTGAGTTTGGACATAGAAGGTCTGAAACTGGTTCCCATGAATCCATCTGCGCACACCCTCAGAAGGTCTCTGCTTGTCCCCAGGGGAGCATACACCAGTTCAGAGGCTGTCAGCCTCTCCTTGTGCTTTAGAACGCATCAGTGTGTGACCCCCATGGTTTGGGCCCTGTGGGCTCTGCTTACATGAGTCAGAATGAATTTCACCTTCATATCCTCTTCCCAGGGAGTACAGACCTTGAAGTTATTGCTTAATACTTTCATTCCTAGttgcatttgaaaaataatacctAGATCAGAACTTGAATTGTCATTCTTTTGATAATAATACCAGAAAGCTTCCCGCCCCGCCTCCCATTCAATTGAGTTTGAAGATTGGTGATAATACTCTGGAAATGGAGGCAGAAATATGTCTTAAGACTTAAatattcctcatctgtaaagttcCAGAGTGACTCAGATGACAAGAATTCTGATCAATTCTCTAACTTTAATTCCGATTATCCAGATGTATGACTTTTGAATGTACTTTAAATGTTTAGTTTGTCTCATATTAGCATTTTCtatggttttcctggtggcttgaTTGTAAAcagtccacttgccaatgcagaaaacacgagtttgatctctggatcaggaaaatcccctggagaaggaaatggcaacccactccagtattcttgcctgggaaatcccatggacaaaggagcctggcaggctacagtccatggggtcgcaaaacagttggacatgactgagcgactaaacaacagcaacaaattctaattgttattattaatttttgaacTCAAAAGTCAGTCTCTTAGAAATAGTATTTATAAATAGAAGTTACTTTCTGTATAATATATACCTCAAAGGCTTATAATTGGGTCTGAATATTAGTACATTGGCAATAGTTCGAATCCTAATTTATCATTCATCTCAAAATCAAAAAGCTACAAGTTTCCTCTCTAAAATCTTTGCAAACAGCATGATCACTGCAATCTGAAACAGCAGTAGCAAAATACAGATTTTCAGTTCAGAAACAAAATGCAGGCTTTCGGTACTTATTCAACCAGAAGAAGTCTGATGCCTTGTCAAAACTGATCTCCTCAACAATTGAGGAAGCAAAATCATGGAACAGCAAACCAGCTGGTTgccttcccatgtggcacagtggtaaagaatctgcctggcactgtaggagatgcaagagacagggtttgatgcctgggttggaaagattccctagagaaggaaacggcaacccactcaaagattcttgtctgggaaatcccatgaccacaggagcctggtgggctacagtccaaggggtcgcaaagagtcagctgtGACTAAGTGATGGAACATGCATGCAAACTAGCTGACATGctagaataaaatgtttttttcataCATACTTTGGTCATTCTAgtgttctttctttcattcaactGAAAATTTAGTGGCCAGCATGTAAAAAGGCagaaaagatgtttttatttttattttttttcctgaggaaatAACTCTTGTCTCCGAAACCCCCAGTTCTACAATCATGCCTCACATTCTGTGGGGACACAGCAAACCACCCTCTCCATTTCTCTGTAATACATTTTGACACTGATATTTCACCACTTAAGTATCTTTTCCggaaaagatgtttttaaaaagtgaacaggCTGTGGACCTCGAttccatttaaaatagaaaagaacacaTGAAACTCTCAAGAATCTAAACAGTGAGGTGAGAAGGCAGACTTCACAACAAAAGAACAGGCAAAAGTGTGTCTCATTCGAAATCTGCCCCCACGGTAAGCACGGGAGGCTCTGAGAAGTGCTGCCTGACAATAGTCTCGGTGGCTTTGGGTGCTTTGATACTGCCTCTGACTCTTCTAACTGAATTATACTTATCTTAAAGATTAAGTATGACTTCTTATATGAGAAGGAACACGTCTGCTGCTTGGAAGAGTGGAGCAGCCCTGTGCACCAGAAAATCTACACCACCTTCATCCTTGtcatcctcttcctcctgccgCTCATGGTGATGCTTATCCTGTACAGTAAGATTGGCTATGAACTTTGGATAAAGAAAAGAGTTGGGGATGGCTCGGTGCTTCGATCtattcatggaaaagaaatgtcaaaaatAGCCAGGTGTGTTGCATGGAATATTCACctgtttaaaatgtttcagaGACAGTAGCCAGAGATCTCAGATGCCTGGGTAATGTCATCAAAGTGTCGTTGGTAATTTATGTTGAGCACATGGGCTGACTTTGAACTTTTGGTTTCACatatggcagaaagaaagagCAAAATCACCAGCTCCCAAGTCAGAGGGGGAGGTCACTGTTACAGATAGTtgcctaaaatttttttaattgttatatgtTCATCTGCATGTTGATACAAATTGCTGCGactctctcctctttctgctACTCCCCAGCCACTTGATGTAGATAAATCTCCTTACCCCCAAGCCCCCGACTTTCCTCATATGTACTAGAAAGCGTCAAAATATCCATCCGTACTTCCACCTACACAAGGAACGACGCTCAAAGATGTGAGATGATATGTATAAAAATACTctttaaattgttattttatattttatttttgggcttccctgatgactggctcagttggtaaagaatctgcctgcaatgagggagacttgggttcaatccctgggttgggaagatccctagagaagggaatggcaacccactccaatattcttgcctggagactctcatggacagaagagcctggcaggctacagtccatggggtcgcaaagagtcaacacaactgagcgactaacacacacgtacacacacaaaaaatgatgcTAAACAAGCGTGAGATGATACGTATGAAAGTGCTTTGGAAATGAGagtatgttatttattttaaattattatattttatttttacctaaGGGTTTTACTTTCTGATCATATGGactaacagaaatttaaaaacacaattattGCTATAGTACTTGTGGGCCATTTGGTTTATTTTATAAACTACACTGCGTggctaacaaaaacaaaacaccagttTAGAAGTCTAGTGGTTTGACGAAGCTTATCATGTCTTCAAGTGTGCAGCGACCTCTAGTGCCCAATTTGTATAAAGACGTGCTCCGGCTCCATGTACAGGGTGCTAGAAGGTTCAGCATCTTGGGACTTAACTGCTGATTTagctctctcttttcctcccaaAAAAAGGCTAACACGTTGAGATTATAATGAATGCGACTCGGTAAAATTTGAAAATGTGCAGATCCCTTGCAGACGTTAATCTTCTTTACATGGCTAATAGAGAAAACTCTGAATCCCTGGTTAATCATATTACTTAATTATATAATGGAAGATTACATTTTAATTCTGCCCTGAGGACTTCCCATATTTTTCTATCACAGGCATGAGTGTTCTTcgatataaaatgaataagaacTTTGGCACAGAAGTTAGACTGCCTACATTTAAATCCAAACTAAACTTTATAATTTAAATTCTCAACTTTCTGATCTGCAAAGCCATCTGACTTTACGAGTTACTtagccttctctgtgcctcagtacCTGCGTCTGTCCAATGGCTTGTCAGGAAGATTAACCTGTGCCAAGCATCTAGCATGCTGCTAGACTCGTAATGAGCGCACATCTTAAGGATAGTCATAATATGAGAAATATAGGGATGAGGGTAATAACAATGGGGAAAGATGATAAACAGCTCACAGTGAGCCTGTCATGAGCTTCATTagaggcttccctcgtggctcagtggtagagaattcacctgcaatgcaggagatgcaagagacagaggttcgatccctgggtcgggaagatcccctgaagaagggcatgacaacccactccagtattcttgcctggagaatcctatggacagaggagcctggcgggctacagtccttagggtcacaaagagtcagacatgagtgaagagACTGAGCTTGCACAAGCTTcatttacatttgaaaattatCACTGAGAGGTCTAGACTTGACACATCTGCCAAGGAAAAGTTAACTGATACAGTGTATCCTTGTGGACCCAGGAAGAAGAAGCGAGCTGTGGTTATGATGGTGACAGTGGTGGCTCTCTTTGCTATGTGCTGGGCGCCTTTCCACATTGTTCACATGATGATCGAATACAGTGAGTGACTGTCTTTCTCGTTTGATGGAAGTTCTGGTTCATTTCCTGCTAGAATGCACAGTGAATCACTGAAATGTTTAGCCATTCACTTGGGCAATCAAATCTCAAACTTACTAGGTTTCTTTCAAGTTTTCAAGATAACCAGATCATTATGTGATGGGTAATTATATATGAGTATGATCAGAGCTTTAATAATTatagaagataaagaaaaatgtttgagATGCATCTCCCATGCTATGCCTTCTGGTCTCCCTAAGCCATTTAAACCCTGGAAGAGGTGTCACATCCTGTGAGTGTTCCCTGTTTGGAACCCTCACTTGAACCACATGAATTTAATAACACCTAGGATTTCAACTAGACCCTTAATATATTCTCTCTGATAATCTGAGCCTTAAGATAGTTCTCAGATGATTGTGTTTCTGTAACACTAGTGGACATTTGAAGGGTGACTGCATCTTCCAGTTTACCTGAAACTTGAAATCATGTTGAAATGCAATAAGCCCTCTAACACGTTCAGGGCTTGTAAGCCTAGATTCTCTAAGAAGGAGGACTCATCACAAAGGTGGGTTTTCTTCAGACATCAGATGGCTCTCCCCAAAATCTTGGGAATTTTTCACAGAGAATTTTACACAGTTGTACAAGTGTAACTGTTTCATAAAGAtagaagataaacaaaaatgttgTTTTGTGTTCATTCGAACAAATATCCATTCTAAAGCATTACTTTTCATTTCAGGCAACTTTGAGAAGGAATATGACGATGTTACAATCAAGATGATTTTTGCTATAGTGCAAATAATTGGATTCTCCAATTCCATCTGTAATCCAATTGTTTATGCATTTATGAATGAAAActtcaaaaagaattttttatctGCGGTTTGTTACTGCGTTGTAAAAGAAACCGTATCCCCAGCACGAAGGCATGGAAATTCAGGGATTACAATGATGCAGAAGAAAGCAGTGTTTTTCCGGAAAGAGAATCCAGTTGAGGAGACCAAAGGAGAAGCCTTCAGTGATGGCAACATTGAAGTCAAGTTGTGTGAACAACCTGAAGAGAAGAAACATCTCAAACGACACCTTACCCTCTTTAATTCTGAACTTTCTGAGAATTCTGGTTTAGGCAGTGGGCATTAATTATAACTGTCTTCATAATTCATGCTATTCATAGCTGaatctgaaaattattttgagcAAAAGTTAAAGACTTGCTTTTTATCTAGAAGTCTTCTCCAAGTGCACTCAGTGTAATATGGCTTTCTATTTATTGCTAAGTTGGATGAGATAGCTTaacacttgtatttttttttcttgactaagTTTAATAGTTGAACAGTATAATTTTTAGCGCACCATTGAAGGTTGGTGATAGTCTCTTGCAAATGAAGTCTGTCCAATAATCATAAAGCCAAAGACAGTGAAGAAATAGCAAAGTGGCAGCTTAGATTTAGAGGCAGATGCCTGGGTTTCAGCTTCTTAACCTGTCACCATGGTTGTAATGACTGACCAGTCACTCAACCTCTTGAagtctcctttccttcttccataAACTGGGGTGGTTCCTCCTACTCCAGGAAGTTGCTACCAGAACAAAATGAGATAGCAGTGGGAATGCACTTTGCATTCCGAAGCACCTAAGTTCTGAAGCATTATTATAGTTCTTCATGTCTTGGTGCAGCCCCATCCCATatctgttctcttttcctttctgagaCTTGACCTCAACCCTATTCAACTTTTCACATGTGCCTGTTTTGTAGCTAGTTTCTTTCATCAAAAGAGGAATACTCCTGGGATCCTCATTCATAAGTTGACTATaatatattttggagaaggaaaaggcaacccactccagtattcttgcaaggaaaatcccatgggcagagaagcttggtggactccagttcatggggtcataaagaattggacacaactgagtgactaagcacataataTATTTAGGCCAATCTAGCTATAtcaagtatttatatttttaaaacttttattttcactaGTAGGATGAAAGACTTTTTGTCATGTTAAAGGGCTTTTAGGCATAGTTAGTGAGAATCAGCTGCAAGTCCATGACATTTTATCATGCCCCAAACTGACCCCCAAGagagctgggtcaggaagaacaaCAGAGTTCCTCACCTGTATTCCTGACCCAATTCTCCCCTGAACTCAACCCGTCTCCTTTTTACCTTTTCCTCTTACTTCCAAACGTCATGGTTCTGGTGGTCACCCTCACCACACTCTGTTGCCGCCCCCCCCTGCATTTTCTGTGCTTCCCAAAGTCCATTCGTCACAGCTGCATGGCCAAAGAGTTTCTTCTGCCCCAatgctgcttcttccagccaggtATTAGAAAGGAAGGGAAGCTCAAAAATTCTTAAGGTATTTCACTTGTAGAGCTTTCAGGTTTGGGAACCAATGAATTCAGGCCACTGATTATCTTTCAAGatatagacattttattttatatgtatgttaATGTGagcatggtttaaaaaaaaaaaaaagatgaaacagtgTGTGATACTGAGGGAAATGTTAATATGACAGAAGAAAATTAATAGTCGAGGGAAAACTGATTATTTGGTTATGTTAAAATAGCCTCACTGTGGGT
The nucleotide sequence above comes from Cervus elaphus chromosome 17, mCerEla1.1, whole genome shotgun sequence. Encoded proteins:
- the QRFPR gene encoding pyroglutamylated RF-amide peptide receptor, whose product is MQSLNITPEQFSRLLRDHNLTRQQFISLYGLRPLVYTPELPARAKLAFVLTGVLIFALALFGNALVVYVVTRSKAMRTVTNIFICSLALSDLLIAFFCIPVTMLQNISDNWLGGAFICKMVPFVQSTAVVTETLTMTCIAVERHQGLVHPFKMKWQYTNRRAFTMLGLVWLVAVIVGAPMWHVQRLEIKYDFLYEKEHVCCLEEWSSPVHQKIYTTFILVILFLLPLMVMLILYSKIGYELWIKKRVGDGSVLRSIHGKEMSKIARKKKRAVVMMVTVVALFAMCWAPFHIVHMMIEYSNFEKEYDDVTIKMIFAIVQIIGFSNSICNPIVYAFMNENFKKNFLSAVCYCVVKETVSPARRHGNSGITMMQKKAVFFRKENPVEETKGEAFSDGNIEVKLCEQPEEKKHLKRHLTLFNSELSENSGLGSGH